DNA sequence from the Paenibacillus azoreducens genome:
GAATTCGAAGCCGTGGTTGTGGTAGCCGAAGCGAAGGCCCTGCTCTTTGCAGCGTTCACCCATCCGATCGAAGATTTCGGCTGCCCGCTTATAGCTGTCAGCGTTTTCACGCAATTCTTCGGGAATCCCCGGACAAATTATATAGGGACTGCCGATGACAAGCGAATATTCGATCATTTCTTCCAACCGCTCCACAAGATCAGGCATGCCGATATGGCTTCCCGCCGCCCGCAGTCCGTATTCATCCAATGCCGTCTTCAGCTGGGCTGCCGATGTGCCAAAATACCCGGCAAACTCAACACCGTCATACCCTATTTCCGCCACTTTTTTCAGCGTGCCCAAAAAATCCCGGCTCGTAAGTTCTTTGATCGAATAGAGCTGCAGCGCTACATTTTCCATTGAAATGCCTCCTCCCATTAACAAGTAAGGTAAGGATACCAAAATCGGCTCAGAAGTAATACAATGAAGCTATTCGAAAGTATAAAATATTTGTCATGGTAAATCGAGGTGCCGAAATGATGACCGAGCCGTATTTTGAATCCAACCGGTCCCAATCCGGGTCGATCCACTATCCGTATGAAAGCATGATCCACTTCGGTAAAGAACCGCGCTGCCTTGTGGAACCCCACTGGCATCTGTATATTGAAATCCTGTATTTCCTTTCCGGCAGGGCCAAGGTTTATTTGGGAGGCAAATCCCATGTCCTCGGCCAAGGCGATCTGATTCTGATTCATTCCCATGAAACGCATTCGATTTATTCCCTGGATGACAAGGTCTCTTATATCGTCGTTAAATTTGATCCCGAGATTCTGTATTCGACTTCCCGGACCATTTTGGAATCAAAATATATTCTGCCGTTTACCCTAGCCGAATCCAGCAGTCAGCGCGTTTTTACCGAGCCGGAAATTAACGATACGCCAATTCCCGGCATGATCTGGGAGATTTACAATGAATTCAGCGCCAAAAGCTTCGGTTTCGAGCTTGCCGTGCGTACCCTCATCTGCCGCGTTTTTTTATGGTTCCTGCGCCAGACACGTCACCAGCATTGGAGCTGGGAGGTGGCGCATTCGCTGAATGACAGCGACTACCAGATGCTGCAAAAGGTATTCGAATATATCGACTACAACTATATGAACGATATCAATGCCCAAACCGCCGCCCGTCTGTGCAATATGAGCTACAGCTATTTTTCCAGAAGATTCAAGGCAATTATGGGCAAAACATTCACCAATTACTTGAGCTATATCCGGATTACCGAGGCGGAGAAGCTTCTCCTTACGACAGATAAAAGCATGACCGATATCGCGCTGGAAGTCGGTTTTTCTAGCTCCAGTTATTTCATCCAGCAGTTCAGACAATA
Encoded proteins:
- a CDS encoding sugar phosphate isomerase/epimerase family protein, encoding MENVALQLYSIKELTSRDFLGTLKKVAEIGYDGVEFAGYFGTSAAQLKTALDEYGLRAAGSHIGMPDLVERLEEMIEYSLVIGSPYIICPGIPEELRENADSYKRAAEIFDRMGERCKEQGLRFGYHNHGFEFQKHDGLTGLELLASNTRPEHMFLELDTYWAEYAGFRAADWIESFKDRCRILHIKDMKSEQDKRNTEIGSGILDFKAITAAGKRGGVEWYTVEQEEYEIPQLESIETSLSFLRQIL
- a CDS encoding helix-turn-helix transcriptional regulator: MMTEPYFESNRSQSGSIHYPYESMIHFGKEPRCLVEPHWHLYIEILYFLSGRAKVYLGGKSHVLGQGDLILIHSHETHSIYSLDDKVSYIVVKFDPEILYSTSRTILESKYILPFTLAESSSQRVFTEPEINDTPIPGMIWEIYNEFSAKSFGFELAVRTLICRVFLWFLRQTRHQHWSWEVAHSLNDSDYQMLQKVFEYIDYNYMNDINAQTAARLCNMSYSYFSRRFKAIMGKTFTNYLSYIRITEAEKLLLTTDKSMTDIALEVGFSSSSYFIQQFRQYKDISPYQFRKKGKA